TCATATATTTAATCCTTCTTCTCGCATTCTCTGtgctttgctttcaattCTCATTGAAACGATGAGAAATAAACAAGCCCGTGACATGCTAATAGCTGAATTTTTCTCATGGATGTTATGCAAATATTGATTTCCTATAAATGTTTCTTCTTagatctcacagtcaagaaacCTGATTGCGTGCGTTTCTGTCCCTATGAAGTACAGGCGGTGTgatttttgacgagaaaACAGTTGGCTTTGAATTTGAGTTTGAGTTAGCAATATATCAACGCTGCCATCCATTTCGATGTTTTTTAACCTTAAGCCAAATCTTCTCGTTAAGGTTTATGCTTTTGTCCTAACTCCACAATATGCAGTGGCCCTGTGTGTGTTCGCTCGCGGGTTTCCCGTTGACGTGAGCCGTTGCGCGCTGGAGACCACATAGACTGGGAATGCAGCTGCTTTCAATTTTGGTTTCTAACGTTCTGTTTGGTAGccgaaaggaaaaggatTCTCTCCCAGTATTAATTGTGAAGTAGGCTAAGCTAGGGGGTAGCTACTGTTCTCTTCTCTCAGATTTCATTGCAATCAGCGCAAGTGTCTACGACTCAACGATGGATATGGGCATGGCTACTGCGGCTGACTCTTTCTGCACTTCGTCGATGGGAGGAGGAATGATAATGTATATGGACGGTAAGAAACTCCGTCAAGCATGTCCCGTGTTGAACCGAATTGAGTAAGCTGATAGTGAGAATCTTTTAAAATTTATATCTTGCAGGTTTTCGCTTTTCTTTGAAAGGTGGACAACCTTGCCTCAACCTTTTCTTCCCGGAATGGACATTAGATTCGAAGGGAAAATTCGTTGCTGCCATGGTTGGAGTCTTGCTCCTTGCTGTAGCCGTTGAGGGTGTGTCCAAACTTAGGTACTGCATAATTCGAGCCGCGAAGGCATCGTACCGCAGTCCTGATCAAAATCAATGGAATCTTACCTTATTACGTTTTGGGATTTCTTCTATGCACGGTAAGTTCTCTATTATAAAACAACGGAAATGGCGGGTTCGTCAGCATATTGTGTCTAAAATTTGGAATATATTGTGTTGGTAAGGCGCTCAAGCTTTATTCGGCTACATTATTATGCTGGCAACTATGACGTTCTCTTTAGAGCTTCTCTCTTGTGTAATACTTGGTTTGGGCATTGGATACGGCGTCTTTTTTCAAACAGATGATGTCTTTCGGGAATCAGGTCACGTGACAACGAATCCTTGTTGTGCCTTCATGGAGGATGAAGTTAAGGATCTGCACAGCCTGAAACGAGATGTAGTGGGCGCCTTCCATCCGGATGACACTCCCGTGTCGACTACGGTCTCGGACTCAGGTACTGATAACTGCACACCTAATCCCGTCTAATTGATCTGAACAGTAAGGCATCCGCTTTCATATTGTCGATTATGCCATCTCTCAAACGAGAAACTGATGGGCTCGATGCCCTTTGGTCTAGAGAGATTATAGCGTACGTACACAGAAAATGCTCCCCAACTAGATTTCGCCAATTCTCCACAAACTAGGTTAGAGGTTGTTCGTGATGACGTGACGAAGTGCTTCCCATTGGCAACAATATAGTTGAAGTAGACTGTTGTGAGGAAAATATAAAGGTCACTTGATGGGTCATTGTTATGTGCATTTAAAGATTTTCCCGTATATAGTATCTCCATTGGGACACAAAAAGGCATTTGGACAAACACGGAATCAGCGTGGAGTACACTTCCCTTTTCAGATCAAGTCACTTGACAGAACTCAATTGTGAGGGGAAGCAAAAAAGTCTTGTGCCTAGTCGCGGTCGATCATATCTTGCAATCTCATCATAAGAGGGCGTGGAACAGCAAGGCTTTGTCTATCCTCGAGATCCAATATCATCTTTTGCTTGTAAAAAAGGACCAGGCGTAGGAATGAATCAGACTGCTAACGGACTACGAAGCTCGTTTTCGCCCCATGATCGCAAGTTTTCGGGGAAGGTCGATCACATAAATGTGAGCAACCAAAATTCTCCACTATCGCGCGCTCAGATGTGGTACGTTCGTCAGGCTCGCCCTACACGTGCCTCTATGATCCGACAAGTTAAAGCAACTGCTGGAATCGATATCACTGTGGAAGACGTAGGTTTATTGCCGTGGAACGAAGATGGCACTAAGATTCGCTGGGAAGAAATGCGACAGCTTCTCCAAGATGAAAAAGCAGGAGCCAAACGAGCACCCCGGGCGAGTGAGCCGGAAAAATCAGAACTAGAAACCGAGTCAAAGTCTGACTCCGCAAAAGACTCCGAGgccgatgatgatgacgacgacgatgatgatgatgatgattcCGACGCAGATACCGAGGAGTTGAACGCTGAGGCTCTCCTCAGACAATACGAACCTCGGACATT
The sequence above is drawn from the Phaeodactylum tricornutum CCAP 1055/1 chromosome 21, whole genome shotgun sequence genome and encodes:
- a CDS encoding predicted protein, producing MDMGMATAADSFCTSSMGGGMIMYMDGFRFSLKGGQPCLNLFFPEWTLDSKGKFVAAMVGVLLLAVAVEGVSKLRYCIIRAAKASYRSPDQNQWNLTLLRFGISSMHGAQALFGYIIMLATMTFSLELLSCVILGLGIGYGVFFQTDDVFRESGHVTTNPCCAFMEDEVKDLHSLKRDVVGAFHPDDTPVSTTVSDSGTDNCTPNPV